One genomic segment of Rivularia sp. PCC 7116 includes these proteins:
- a CDS encoding cellulase family glycosylhydrolase yields the protein MRNYNFLFLDNIFQQWRIIFLEMFYRKYFYKKKKRFKKNKFSQIKSYKKILIFLISLLFCLNSNFINTLSGQVNLARAATTMQLPLSTRGAKIIDAKGARVLLQGVNWFGMETETHTPHGLWKRDYKEMLAQIRSLGYNMIRLPYSVETLRSSEISGVDFTIGSNRELEGKTPIEVMDAVVEEAQRQGLLILLDSHRLNNKRIPELWYGDGYSEADWINTWLQLAQRYKNQTNIIGADLKNEPHGKASWGTNDLATDWRLAAERAGNAIGKINPNWLIVVEGVENNVPGQKLAHHWQGGNLEGVLRYPVRLSQRNKLVYSPHEYGTGVYDMPYFSDKKFPQNLLDRWQIGFHYISSQNRAPILIGEFGGRLIDEKEAIWFSKLIKYIKKKKLSFAVWSWNPNSEDTGGVLLDDWKSVDIPKQQLISQLLPVKLPRMAPATVAQPQKPQARIPDTNAAIVAEAGLRVTTEVYSDWQTGFCTSMKIINNTNQSVQNWQLKFNMNQAKIKNSWNANFKEFKGIYTATPLDWGKTIQPQKVRDVGFCAQKLGSDYSPQQVELQVLATN from the coding sequence ATGCGTAATTATAATTTTTTATTTTTAGATAATATCTTTCAACAATGGCGGATAATCTTCCTTGAAATGTTTTATCGAAAATATTTTTATAAAAAGAAAAAAAGATTTAAAAAAAATAAATTTTCACAAATCAAATCCTACAAGAAAATACTGATATTTCTTATCAGCTTATTATTTTGCTTGAATAGTAATTTTATTAACACGTTATCTGGACAAGTCAATCTGGCTAGAGCAGCAACGACTATGCAGTTACCACTTTCAACTCGTGGAGCAAAAATTATTGATGCCAAAGGAGCTAGGGTATTACTCCAAGGAGTCAACTGGTTTGGTATGGAAACAGAAACCCATACTCCCCACGGTTTATGGAAGCGAGATTATAAGGAGATGCTCGCCCAAATCAGGAGCTTGGGTTACAACATGATTCGTCTGCCATATTCTGTAGAAACACTGCGCTCATCTGAAATTAGTGGCGTTGATTTCACTATTGGTAGCAATCGAGAACTCGAAGGTAAAACCCCTATAGAAGTAATGGATGCAGTCGTTGAGGAAGCACAACGTCAAGGATTATTGATTTTGTTGGACTCCCATCGTCTCAATAATAAGCGGATTCCAGAATTATGGTATGGAGATGGCTATTCCGAAGCAGATTGGATAAATACCTGGTTGCAGTTAGCTCAAAGATATAAAAATCAAACCAACATCATCGGTGCAGATTTAAAAAATGAACCTCATGGTAAAGCTAGTTGGGGTACCAACGATTTAGCTACCGATTGGAGGTTAGCCGCAGAACGCGCAGGTAATGCCATTGGTAAGATAAATCCTAATTGGTTAATTGTTGTTGAAGGAGTAGAAAATAATGTTCCGGGACAAAAATTAGCTCACCATTGGCAAGGAGGTAATTTAGAAGGTGTATTGCGCTATCCGGTACGTTTATCACAGCGAAATAAGCTAGTTTATTCTCCTCATGAGTACGGAACTGGGGTGTATGACATGCCTTATTTCTCTGACAAGAAATTTCCCCAAAATCTCCTCGATCGCTGGCAAATAGGCTTTCATTATATTTCCAGTCAAAATCGCGCTCCTATTTTGATCGGAGAATTTGGCGGGCGTTTAATTGATGAGAAAGAAGCTATTTGGTTTAGTAAGTTAATTAAATATATTAAGAAGAAAAAACTAAGTTTCGCTGTTTGGAGTTGGAATCCCAATAGTGAAGATACGGGAGGTGTTCTCTTGGATGATTGGAAAAGTGTTGATATACCCAAACAACAATTAATTTCTCAACTACTTCCAGTTAAATTACCTCGCATGGCTCCGGCAACAGTTGCACAACCACAAAAACCGCAAGCGCGAATTCCAGATACTAATGCCGCAATTGTAGCCGAAGCAGGATTACGAGTTACTACTGAAGTTTATTCCGATTGGCAAACGGGTTTTTGTACTAGCATGAAAATAATTAATAATACCAACCAATCAGTTCAAAATTGGCAGCTTAAATTCAATATGAACCAAGCTAAAATAAAAAATTCTTGGAATGCTAATTTCAAAGAATTCAAAGGTATATATACCGCAACTCCTTTGGATTGGGGAAAAACTATACAGCCCCAAAAGGTACGGGATGTCGGTTTTTGTGCCCAAAAGCTCGGTTCCGATTATTCTCCTCAACAAGTTGAATTACAAGTTTTAGCAACAAATTAA
- a CDS encoding DNA-directed RNA polymerase subunit gamma yields the protein MRNSQNNQFDYVKIGLASPERIRQWGERTLPNSQVVGEVTKPETINYRTLKPEMDGLFCERIFGPAKDWECHCGKYKRVRHRGIVCERCGVEVTESRVRRHRMGYIKLAAPVAHVWYLKGIPSYISILLDMPLRDVEQIVYFNSYVVLAPGNAESLSYKQLLTEDQWLEIEDQIYSEDSTLEGVEVGIGAEALLRLLADIVLEPEAEKLREEITNAKGQKRAKLIKRLRVIDNFIATGSKPEWMVMTVIPVIPPDLRPMVQLDGGRFATSDLNDLYRRVINRNNRLARLQEILAPEIIVRNEKRMLQEAVDALIDNGRRGRTVVGANNRPLKSLSDIIEGKQGRFRQNLLGKRVDYSGRSVIVVGPKLNIHQCGLPREMAIELFQPFVINRLIRGGMVNNIKAAKKLIARSDPQVWDVLEEVIEGHPVMLNRAPTLHRLGIQAFEPILVEGRAIQLHPLVCPAFNADFDGDQMAVHVPLSLESQSEARLLMLASNNILSPATGKPIITPSQDMVLGAYYLTAENPGASKGAGGYYASLNDVVMAYEQEQVDLHAYVYVRYDGEVEQDADDKKPVEVTDNEDGTRTLRYKFRRVREDEAGNLLSQYIYTTPGRVIYNMAIQEALAS from the coding sequence ATGAGAAATTCTCAAAATAATCAATTTGATTACGTAAAAATTGGTCTGGCTTCACCCGAACGTATTCGCCAGTGGGGAGAAAGAACTTTACCTAATTCTCAGGTGGTTGGAGAAGTAACCAAGCCGGAAACTATCAACTACCGGACTTTGAAGCCAGAAATGGATGGGCTGTTCTGCGAAAGAATTTTTGGTCCTGCTAAAGACTGGGAATGTCATTGCGGTAAATATAAGAGAGTACGTCATAGAGGTATTGTTTGCGAGCGCTGCGGTGTGGAAGTCACCGAATCAAGAGTGCGCCGTCACCGCATGGGCTATATAAAGCTAGCTGCTCCTGTAGCTCACGTTTGGTATCTCAAAGGTATTCCCAGCTATATTTCCATTCTGCTGGATATGCCTTTAAGGGATGTAGAACAAATAGTTTACTTTAATTCTTATGTAGTTCTAGCTCCAGGAAATGCGGAATCCTTAAGTTATAAGCAGTTACTCACAGAAGACCAATGGCTGGAAATTGAAGACCAGATTTACAGCGAGGATTCCACTTTAGAAGGTGTAGAAGTTGGTATTGGTGCGGAAGCCTTGCTGCGTTTGTTAGCGGATATCGTCTTAGAGCCAGAGGCTGAAAAATTACGTGAGGAAATAACTAACGCCAAAGGTCAAAAAAGAGCCAAGTTGATTAAGCGGTTGCGGGTAATAGATAACTTTATCGCGACTGGCTCGAAGCCGGAATGGATGGTAATGACAGTGATTCCGGTAATTCCTCCAGACTTACGTCCGATGGTACAGCTTGACGGTGGTCGTTTTGCGACTAGCGATTTAAACGATTTGTATCGACGGGTGATCAACCGGAACAATCGTTTGGCAAGATTGCAGGAAATTCTGGCACCAGAAATTATTGTTCGTAACGAAAAACGAATGCTGCAAGAAGCAGTAGACGCTCTTATTGATAACGGTCGTCGGGGGCGTACTGTAGTTGGTGCAAACAATCGTCCGCTGAAATCTTTATCCGACATTATTGAAGGTAAACAAGGACGTTTTCGTCAGAACTTGTTGGGTAAACGGGTAGACTATTCCGGAAGAAGCGTAATTGTAGTTGGTCCGAAGCTAAATATTCACCAGTGCGGTTTGCCTCGGGAAATGGCAATTGAATTATTCCAGCCTTTTGTAATCAATCGATTAATTAGGGGCGGTATGGTGAATAACATCAAAGCGGCGAAGAAATTAATTGCTCGTTCGGACCCCCAAGTTTGGGATGTTCTGGAAGAAGTGATTGAAGGACACCCAGTTATGCTTAACCGTGCCCCAACTTTACACCGTTTGGGTATTCAAGCATTTGAGCCAATTTTAGTAGAAGGACGAGCAATTCAACTGCATCCTTTGGTATGTCCGGCATTTAACGCCGACTTTGACGGCGACCAAATGGCAGTACACGTACCTTTATCTTTGGAATCGCAATCGGAAGCCAGATTGTTGATGCTCGCTTCTAACAATATACTTTCACCAGCTACCGGTAAGCCGATTATTACACCCAGCCAAGACATGGTACTGGGAGCATATTATTTAACAGCAGAAAATCCCGGAGCAAGCAAGGGTGCTGGGGGATATTATGCATCTTTAAATGACGTAGTCATGGCTTACGAACAAGAACAAGTAGATTTGCACGCTTATGTTTACGTCCGCTACGACGGCGAAGTAGAACAAGATGCGGATGATAAAAAGCCTGTAGAAGTTACAGACAACGAAGATGGTACTCGTACCTTACGCTATAAATTCCGTCGCGTTAGAGAAGATGAAGCAGGTAATTTACTATCTCAGTATATATATACAACGCCGGGTCGCGTAATTTATAACATGGCTATTCAAGAAGCTTTAGCAAGTTAG
- the rpoB gene encoding DNA-directed RNA polymerase subunit beta: MNYDSMTEPGFMLPDLIEIQRSSFRWFLEEGLIEELNSFSPITDYTGKLELHFLGQNYKLKEPKYGVDESKRRDSTYAVQMYVPTRLINKETGEIKEQEVFIGDLPLMTERGTFIINGAERVIVNQIVRSPGVYYKSEIDKNGRRTYSASLIPNRGAWLKFETDRNDLVWVRIDKTRKLSAQVLLKALGLTNNEIFDAMRHPEYFQKTIEKEGEFSEEEALMELYRKLRPGEPPTVLGGQQLLDSRFFDAKRYDLGRVGRYKLNKKLRLQIPDTVRVLTAPDILAAVDYLMNLEFDIGNIDDIDHLGNRRVRSVGELLQNQVRVGLNRLERIIRERMTVSDSESLTPASLVNPKPLVAAIKEFFGSSQLSQFMDQTNPLAELTHKRRLSALGPGGLTRERAGFAVRDIHPSHYGRICPIETPEGPNAGLIGSLATHAKVNLYGFLETPFRPVENGKVMFEKQALYMTADEEDDLRVAPGDTPLDENGYIIGSQVPVRYRQDWATTTPEQVDYVAVSPVQIVSVATSLIPFLEHDDANRALMGSNMQRQAVPLLKPERPLVGTGLEAQAARDSGMVIVSRTDGDVTFVDATEIRVRPAPDQREEVYIISKYQRSNQDTCLNQRPLVRIGERVVAGQVLADGSSTEGGELALGQNIVVAYMPWEGYNYEDAILISERLVQDDVYTSIHIEKYEIEARQTKLGPEEITREIPNVGEDALRNLDEQGIIRVGAWVEAGDILVGKVTPKGESDQPPEEKLLRAIFGEKARDVRDNSLRVPNGEKGRVVDVRIFTREQGDELPPGANMVVRVYVAQKRKIQVGDKMAGRHGNKGIISKILPLEDMPYLPDGSCVDIVLNPLGVPSRMNVGQVFECLLGWAGHTLGVRFKITPFDEMYGEESSRQIVHGKLQEGRDETGKDWVYNPDNPGKIQVYDGRTGEPFDRAVTIGVAYMLKLVHLVDDKIHARSTGPYSLVTQQPLGGKAQQGGQRFGEMEVWALEAFGAAYTLQELLTVKSDDMQGRNEALNAIVKGKAIPRPGTPESFKVLMRELQSLGLDIAVHKVETQNDGSSLDVEVDLMADQNSRRTPPRPTYESLTRESIEEEQ, translated from the coding sequence ATGAATTACGACTCAATGACAGAACCGGGCTTCATGTTGCCCGATTTAATTGAAATTCAACGTTCTAGCTTTCGCTGGTTTTTAGAAGAAGGGTTAATAGAAGAGCTTAATTCCTTTAGTCCCATTACTGATTACACCGGCAAATTAGAACTGCACTTCTTAGGACAAAACTACAAGCTTAAAGAGCCTAAATATGGTGTAGATGAATCAAAGCGTCGGGACAGTACCTATGCGGTGCAAATGTACGTACCCACACGCTTGATAAATAAAGAAACTGGTGAAATTAAAGAGCAAGAAGTATTTATCGGTGACTTGCCTTTGATGACCGAACGCGGCACTTTTATTATTAACGGTGCAGAGCGGGTAATTGTCAACCAAATAGTTAGATCCCCAGGAGTTTACTACAAATCCGAAATCGATAAAAACGGTCGCCGTACCTATTCTGCTAGTTTAATTCCCAACCGGGGCGCATGGCTGAAGTTTGAAACAGACCGTAACGATCTAGTGTGGGTCAGAATTGATAAGACTCGTAAGCTGTCGGCTCAAGTATTGCTAAAAGCATTAGGGCTTACCAACAACGAAATTTTCGACGCTATGCGTCACCCAGAATACTTCCAGAAAACCATTGAAAAAGAAGGGGAGTTTTCTGAAGAAGAAGCCTTAATGGAACTGTATCGTAAGCTGCGTCCCGGTGAACCGCCTACAGTCTTAGGCGGACAACAGCTTTTAGACTCGCGCTTTTTCGATGCGAAACGGTACGATTTAGGTCGCGTCGGACGCTACAAACTCAACAAGAAATTACGCCTGCAAATTCCAGATACAGTTAGGGTGTTGACGGCTCCAGATATTTTGGCAGCAGTCGATTACCTAATGAACTTAGAATTTGATATCGGTAATATTGATGACATCGATCACCTTGGTAATCGCCGAGTTAGAAGTGTCGGTGAATTGCTGCAAAACCAGGTAAGGGTAGGTTTGAATCGTTTGGAGCGAATTATCCGCGAACGTATGACCGTATCCGATTCCGAGTCCTTGACTCCTGCTTCTTTGGTGAACCCCAAACCTTTGGTAGCAGCAATCAAAGAATTTTTTGGTTCCTCACAGCTATCTCAGTTCATGGACCAAACTAATCCTTTGGCAGAACTGACCCATAAACGAAGACTCTCAGCATTAGGTCCTGGCGGTTTAACTAGGGAACGTGCCGGTTTTGCAGTTCGAGATATTCACCCGTCTCACTACGGACGTATATGCCCGATTGAAACTCCAGAAGGTCCCAACGCCGGACTGATAGGTTCCTTAGCTACTCACGCCAAAGTAAATCTATACGGCTTCTTAGAAACTCCTTTCCGTCCGGTAGAAAACGGAAAAGTCATGTTTGAGAAGCAAGCGCTTTACATGACTGCTGACGAGGAAGATGATTTACGGGTGGCTCCTGGTGATACTCCCCTTGATGAAAATGGATACATTATTGGTTCCCAGGTACCAGTACGCTATCGCCAAGATTGGGCAACTACCACACCAGAGCAGGTGGATTATGTAGCGGTTTCTCCGGTGCAGATTGTTTCAGTAGCAACAAGTTTGATTCCCTTCTTGGAGCATGACGACGCTAACCGTGCTTTGATGGGGTCGAACATGCAACGGCAAGCAGTACCGTTACTCAAGCCAGAGCGTCCTTTAGTCGGAACTGGTTTAGAAGCCCAAGCAGCGAGAGACTCCGGGATGGTAATCGTATCCCGTACCGACGGTGACGTAACTTTTGTAGACGCTACAGAAATTCGCGTTCGCCCCGCACCAGACCAGCGCGAAGAAGTTTACATAATTTCTAAATACCAGCGTTCCAACCAAGATACCTGTTTAAACCAAAGACCGTTGGTAAGAATTGGTGAAAGAGTTGTTGCCGGACAAGTACTTGCTGATGGTTCTTCCACAGAAGGTGGGGAATTAGCATTGGGACAAAACATCGTAGTAGCCTATATGCCTTGGGAAGGTTACAACTACGAAGATGCAATTCTGATCAGCGAACGCTTGGTACAAGATGATGTTTATACCTCAATTCACATTGAGAAATACGAAATTGAGGCAAGGCAAACCAAGTTGGGACCAGAAGAAATCACCAGAGAAATTCCCAACGTTGGTGAAGACGCGCTGCGAAATTTAGACGAGCAGGGAATTATCCGCGTTGGTGCCTGGGTAGAAGCTGGAGATATCTTGGTAGGTAAAGTAACGCCTAAAGGTGAATCCGACCAGCCACCGGAAGAGAAATTATTACGAGCAATATTTGGTGAAAAAGCCAGAGACGTAAGGGATAACTCTTTGAGAGTACCCAACGGTGAAAAGGGAAGAGTCGTAGATGTGCGGATATTTACCCGCGAGCAAGGTGACGAACTTCCACCAGGAGCAAACATGGTGGTGCGAGTTTATGTAGCTCAAAAGCGGAAAATCCAAGTCGGCGACAAAATGGCCGGAAGACACGGTAATAAAGGAATTATTTCCAAGATATTACCTTTGGAAGATATGCCTTATTTACCCGATGGTTCTTGTGTAGATATCGTACTCAATCCCTTGGGTGTACCGAGCCGGATGAACGTAGGACAGGTATTCGAGTGCTTGCTTGGTTGGGCAGGTCATACCTTGGGGGTAAGATTTAAGATTACGCCTTTCGATGAAATGTATGGTGAAGAATCATCCCGACAAATCGTCCACGGCAAGCTGCAAGAAGGAAGAGACGAAACCGGCAAAGACTGGGTATATAATCCCGACAACCCAGGAAAAATTCAAGTTTATGACGGTCGTACTGGAGAACCTTTTGACCGAGCGGTGACTATTGGTGTAGCTTACATGCTCAAATTGGTTCACTTGGTAGACGATAAAATCCACGCTCGTTCTACAGGTCCTTACTCCTTGGTTACCCAACAGCCATTGGGTGGAAAAGCACAGCAAGGCGGTCAGCGTTTCGGAGAAATGGAAGTATGGGCATTGGAAGCATTCGGTGCAGCTTATACCTTACAGGAATTGTTGACAGTTAAATCCGACGATATGCAAGGACGTAACGAAGCTCTTAACGCCATTGTCAAAGGAAAAGCAATTCCTCGTCCGGGAACGCCAGAATCCTTCAAAGTATTGATGCGAGAATTGCAATCCTTGGGATTAGATATCGCCGTTCATAAAGTCGAAACTCAAAACGACGGTAGTTCCTTGGATGTAGAAGTTGACCTTATGGCAGACCAAAACTCTCGTCGTACACCACCCCGTCCGACCTATGAATCATTGACACGCGAGTCGATTGAAGAAGAGCAGTAA
- a CDS encoding DNA-directed RNA polymerase subunit beta' has product MNEKMIFRNRVVDKKQLRKLIAWGFTHYGTARTAVMADKLKDLGFRYATKAGVSISVDDLMVPPSKRSLLDAAEEEIRATEKRYQRGEITEVERFQKVIDTWNGTSEALKDEVVSHFKSNNPLNSVYMMAFSGARGNISQVRQLVGMRGLMADPQGEIIDLPIKTNFREGLTVTEYIISSYGARKGLVDTALRTADSGYLTRRLVDVSQDVIIRETDCGTSRGIPVVAMMEGNKTLIPLSSRLLGRAVNEDVVHPKTGEVLATRNTPITEELADEIEASGVTKVEVRSPLTCEAARSVCQHCYGWSLAHAKMVDLGEAVGIIAAQSIGEPGTQLTMRTFHTGGVFTGEVAQQVRAKADGTVRFKGKFRTRPFRTRHGEDALFVETNGTLVLEPSGSPKSSGMEIGVTKGSTLYVNNGSKIKQGQLLAEVALGARTTRINTEKAVKDVASDIAGQVRFADVVAEQKTDRQGNTTTTAVRGGLIWILSGEVYNLPPGAELVVENGDKIQTNGVIAETKLTSQHGGGVRLPEATPGKSTREIEIMTASIVLDRAAVTVQSSQGRNNYLITTANNQVFNLRATPGTKVQNSQVVAELIDDRYRTNTGGLLKFSGVEVQKKGKAKQGYEVVQGGTLLWIPEETHEVNKDISLLIVEDGQFVNAGDEVVKDIFCQNSGVVEVTQKNDILREVVVKPGELLMVDDPEAVMSKDGTFVQAGEEFLGTTFTELRYIEYVETPEGPAVLSRPVVEFPIPTDPEVPSTTSGTDENGRSIQLKAVQKISYKDSERIKSVEGVELLRTQLVLEIEQEGDEHTTSPLAADIELVADENDPEIQRLQLVILESLVIRRDIAADATQGSTNTNLEVVDGQTIEPGAVVSRTQILCKEGGTIQGVKVGTDAPRRCLILRTGDTFTINLNQAPTCKVGDLLVEGAEIAPGIFAELSGQVVDAGTGSRAINASNSEEEGSIVPAGESSHYLTLRMGRPYRVSPGAILQVDDTDLVQRGDNLVLLVFERAKTGDIIQGLPRIEELLEARKPKEGCILARRTGEVKPVYGDGDEAIAIKILEAGGVVTDYSLGPGQNMVVSEGQTVETGQPLTDGPSNPHEILEVFFNQGSDEGVYACASHALQKVQSFLVNEVQSVYQSQGIDIADKHIEVIVRQMTSKVRVDDGGDTTMLPGELVELRQIEQVNEAMSITGGAKAQYTPVLLGITKASLNTDSFISAASFQETTRVLTEAAIEGKSDWLRGLKENVIIGRLIPAGTGFNAYEEMGIVDDYAGDMSNSVLDEVDDPLDMVLDDRTARSYNLDSPTMTPDFGNRTASPSILDDTNELMGSSLPVTADSEAIKDLNPIQDDNDLNQVSNDSVLEDLKEFGLDTNFSPDTDFSSDDE; this is encoded by the coding sequence ATGAACGAAAAAATGATTTTCCGCAACCGCGTGGTTGATAAGAAGCAACTAAGAAAGCTGATTGCGTGGGGTTTCACTCATTACGGTACGGCTCGAACTGCTGTAATGGCGGATAAGTTAAAAGATTTGGGTTTTCGTTATGCTACCAAGGCTGGTGTTTCTATTAGCGTTGATGACCTAATGGTTCCACCGTCGAAACGTTCTTTGCTAGACGCTGCCGAAGAAGAAATTCGCGCTACTGAAAAGCGGTACCAGCGTGGAGAGATTACTGAGGTAGAACGTTTTCAGAAGGTAATTGATACTTGGAACGGTACTTCTGAAGCTCTTAAAGATGAGGTGGTAAGTCACTTTAAAAGCAATAATCCCCTTAACTCGGTATACATGATGGCATTTAGTGGTGCTAGGGGTAATATTTCCCAGGTACGTCAGTTGGTGGGAATGCGGGGATTAATGGCAGATCCACAAGGGGAAATTATTGACTTACCAATTAAAACTAATTTCCGCGAAGGACTGACGGTAACTGAATACATCATCTCTTCTTACGGTGCCCGTAAAGGATTGGTGGATACTGCACTGCGAACTGCTGATAGTGGTTATCTTACCAGACGTTTGGTGGATGTATCCCAAGATGTGATTATCCGCGAAACTGACTGCGGTACTTCTCGCGGTATTCCTGTTGTGGCGATGATGGAAGGGAATAAAACTTTAATTCCTCTTTCCAGTCGTCTTTTAGGAAGAGCAGTTAACGAAGATGTGGTGCATCCCAAAACTGGTGAAGTACTTGCAACTCGCAATACCCCGATTACTGAAGAACTTGCAGACGAGATTGAAGCCTCCGGTGTTACAAAGGTAGAAGTTCGTTCTCCCCTAACTTGTGAAGCCGCACGTAGTGTCTGCCAGCATTGTTACGGCTGGAGTTTAGCACATGCCAAGATGGTGGATTTGGGTGAAGCAGTAGGTATTATTGCCGCTCAAAGTATTGGGGAACCAGGTACTCAGCTAACCATGCGTACCTTCCACACTGGGGGTGTATTTACCGGGGAAGTCGCGCAACAAGTACGAGCTAAAGCCGATGGTACGGTTCGTTTTAAAGGCAAATTCCGCACCAGACCTTTCCGTACCCGTCACGGTGAAGATGCTTTGTTTGTAGAAACCAATGGAACTTTAGTTCTGGAACCGAGCGGCAGTCCCAAGTCATCTGGGATGGAAATTGGGGTAACTAAAGGTTCAACTTTATATGTAAATAATGGCTCGAAGATTAAGCAGGGTCAATTATTAGCAGAAGTCGCCTTGGGTGCAAGAACTACAAGAATTAACACTGAAAAGGCTGTAAAAGATGTAGCTTCTGATATTGCCGGACAAGTCCGGTTTGCCGATGTCGTTGCAGAACAAAAAACTGACCGTCAAGGGAATACTACTACTACGGCAGTAAGAGGCGGTTTGATTTGGATTTTGTCGGGAGAAGTATATAATTTACCTCCTGGAGCCGAATTGGTAGTTGAAAACGGCGACAAAATTCAAACTAACGGTGTAATTGCCGAAACCAAGTTGACCTCTCAACATGGCGGTGGCGTGCGCTTACCAGAAGCAACTCCTGGTAAAAGTACTCGGGAAATCGAAATAATGACAGCTTCGATTGTTTTGGATAGAGCCGCCGTTACCGTCCAAAGTTCTCAAGGGCGGAATAACTATTTAATTACTACTGCAAACAATCAAGTCTTTAATTTGAGAGCCACTCCCGGCACAAAAGTACAAAACTCTCAAGTTGTAGCAGAATTAATAGACGATCGCTATCGTACCAATACTGGAGGATTGCTGAAATTCTCCGGAGTTGAAGTACAGAAGAAAGGTAAGGCAAAACAAGGTTATGAAGTGGTGCAGGGAGGTACCTTATTATGGATACCCGAAGAAACCCACGAAGTTAATAAAGATATCTCCTTGTTAATCGTCGAAGACGGTCAATTTGTGAATGCTGGTGATGAAGTTGTTAAAGACATCTTCTGTCAAAATAGCGGTGTTGTTGAAGTCACTCAGAAAAACGATATTTTACGAGAAGTCGTAGTTAAACCGGGCGAACTGCTAATGGTTGACGATCCAGAAGCAGTGATGAGTAAAGACGGGACTTTTGTGCAAGCCGGTGAAGAATTTTTGGGTACAACCTTTACAGAGCTACGCTATATCGAATACGTAGAGACACCAGAAGGTCCAGCAGTATTAAGTCGTCCTGTAGTTGAATTTCCCATACCAACCGACCCAGAAGTACCATCTACTACTTCGGGTACTGATGAAAATGGGCGTTCCATCCAGTTAAAAGCAGTACAAAAAATATCTTATAAAGACTCAGAGCGCATCAAGTCTGTAGAAGGTGTAGAACTGCTGCGAACCCAGTTGGTGTTAGAAATTGAGCAAGAAGGTGATGAACATACTACTTCTCCCCTTGCAGCAGATATCGAATTGGTCGCTGATGAAAACGACCCAGAAATTCAACGCTTGCAATTGGTAATTTTAGAATCTTTGGTGATTCGTCGCGATATTGCTGCTGATGCGACTCAGGGAAGTACCAATACCAATCTGGAAGTCGTTGACGGACAAACCATAGAACCTGGTGCTGTAGTATCCCGTACCCAAATCTTGTGTAAAGAAGGAGGTACAATTCAAGGCGTGAAGGTGGGAACTGATGCACCTCGTCGCTGCTTGATATTAAGAACCGGCGATACCTTTACTATTAATTTGAATCAAGCTCCTACCTGTAAAGTTGGCGACTTGTTAGTTGAAGGTGCTGAAATTGCTCCTGGAATATTCGCAGAACTTTCCGGACAAGTAGTTGATGCAGGTACCGGTAGTAGGGCAATTAACGCCAGTAATAGTGAGGAAGAGGGAAGTATAGTACCAGCAGGAGAATCTTCTCACTATCTTACCTTGCGGATGGGTCGCCCCTATCGAGTCAGCCCTGGTGCCATACTGCAAGTAGATGATACCGATTTGGTACAGCGTGGTGACAACTTAGTATTGTTAGTATTTGAACGCGCCAAAACCGGTGATATCATTCAAGGTTTGCCTCGAATTGAAGAACTGCTTGAAGCTCGTAAACCCAAAGAAGGCTGTATTTTGGCTCGCAGAACTGGAGAAGTTAAACCAGTTTATGGCGACGGTGACGAGGCGATCGCCATTAAAATTCTGGAAGCAGGGGGTGTAGTCACCGATTATTCTCTCGGCCCAGGACAAAATATGGTAGTTTCTGAAGGGCAAACGGTAGAAACCGGACAACCGCTAACAGATGGGCCATCTAACCCTCATGAAATATTGGAAGTATTCTTTAACCAAGGTTCCGATGAAGGGGTTTACGCTTGTGCCAGCCACGCTTTGCAAAAAGTACAGAGCTTCTTGGTGAATGAAGTACAGTCGGTATACCAATCTCAGGGAATTGACATTGCGGACAAGCATATTGAAGTAATTGTACGTCAGATGACCTCCAAAGTCCGAGTAGATGACGGCGGCGATACGACAATGCTACCTGGAGAATTGGTGGAACTGCGTCAAATCGAACAGGTAAATGAAGCGATGTCCATTACTGGTGGTGCCAAGGCTCAGTATACGCCAGTATTATTAGGGATAACTAAAGCATCATTGAATACAGATAGTTTCATCTCAGCCGCATCCTTCCAGGAAACAACTCGCGTTCTTACCGAAGCAGCAATCGAAGGAAAGTCCGACTGGTTGCGTGGTTTGAAAGAAAATGTGATTATTGGACGATTAATTCCTGCGGGTACTGGATTCAATGCTTATGAAGAGATGGGTATAGTTGATGACTATGCTGGCGACATGAGCAACAGCGTCTTGGATGAAGTCGATGACCCATTAGATATGGTCTTAGACGATCGTACAGCCCGCAGTTATAATTTGGATTCTCCAACAATGACTCCAGATTTTGGAAACAGAACTGCTTCACCATCAATATTAGATGATACTAATGAATTGATGGGCAGTAGCTTACCAGTAACTGCCGACAGCGAAGCTATTAAGGATTTAAATCCAATACAAGACGATAATGATTTAAATCAAGTCAGCAACGATAGTGTCTTGGAAGACTTAAAAGAATTTGGATTAGACACCAACTTCTCACCCGATACCGATTTCTCATCAGATGACGAATAA